In Deinococcus irradiatisoli, the genomic stretch CCGACGCTGCGGCCCAATTCCAGCGCGGCCGTGCCCAGGGCCGGCACCGCCTCCATCGCCGCGAGGAGGTCCTGCAAGGTCTCGCGCCGCACCCCCACCGGCACCCCGCTGAGCCGTCCCCCGGTCGGCTGGTAACCGTGCGGATCGCGGTGATGAATGCCCGGCACCACCGTGAAGCCCCCGGCCTGCGGCCGCAGCGTGAGCCCACAGGCCCGCACGACCGGCGTGCGCTCGCCGGTGGGCACGTTCAGGCGAGGCAGCTGCCGGTAGGCGCGGGCATGGTGCGTCACCGCGCCCAGGGCCTGCTCGACCAGGCCCGGTCCCTCGGCCCCCGCCGCCACGACGACCTGCCCGGCTTCGACATCGTGCGTTTCGTGCACCACGACTTCATGGGTGTTGGTAACGCTCAGGCGGTGAAGCCGCACGCCGGTCGGGGTGGGCCAGGCCTCCACGTTGAGCATCAGGTCGGCCCCAGCGCGCACGGCGCTCTGGGCGGCGCGGGTGGTCAGGGCGGCGGCACTGTAGGTCAGGGCCTGCGGATCGAAGCGGGCCGGGAACAGCTGGGCCGGGTCCAGCAGGCCGGGGGGCCACTCGCCCACCTCCGGGGTCGGTACGCCGCCAGCCTGCTCTTCAGGCCCCCACTCGATCAGGCCGCGCCGCAGGGTTGGCGCTTCGTGGGGACCGGCCGGCCCCAGGCCGCCTTCTTCCGTCACCAGGTCGCCGACGATCAGGCGGCGGGAGAACTCGGCCGCCTCCAGCCGCTCCGGCGGCACGTCCAGCGCCGTCCAGAGGCCCGGCGAGAGGATGGTGGCGCCCTCCTCGTTGGGCAGGCCGCCCCGGTCGAGCAGCAGCAAGTTCAGCTGCGGGCGCGCCAACATCAGGAAATGCGCGGCCAGCGCGCCCATGCGCCCGGCCCCCAGCACCACCACGTCGTAGCGGCGCGGCCCGAACTTCTGTCCCACATGCGCGTACACCTGACCCATGTCCGGCAGTATGGCCCGAAAACGGCCCGGCGCGGCCCGGCGCTCTCACCCCCGTGTGGGCGGCTCTCACGTCAGCGAGCGGGAAAATTGGTTAAGCTGGCCTTCATGCGTCTTCCTGCTGCGCCGTTTCTCGTTCTCAGCGCGCTGTGCGCCGCGCCCAGCGCCGCCGCCCTGAACGTGCGGGTGCTGATCGCCAGCGCGCCCACCCTGACTGTCAACACCGCGCCGGACACGGCCAGCACCACCCCGCTGAGCAGCTGGGCCATCGGCGTGCGCGGCGGCAAACTGACCCTGGGCGGCCAGGACACCGGCAACGCCGTGCTGAGCTTGCCCGAGCCGGAAAGCGGCACGCTGGAAGTGGCCGGGCGGCGCTACCGGGGCGGCCTGATCCTGCGCGCCGAGGGCAGCAAGGTGCAGGCCATCAACGCGGTGGACATCGAGGCGTACCTGCGCGGGGTGGTGCCCTCGGAAATGCCGCCGCTGTGGCCGCAGGCGGCGGTGCGGGCCCAGGCGATCATCGCCCGCACCTACGCCGCGGCGCGCATCAACCCGGCGGCCCCCTACGACCTGTGCGCCACCACCCAGTGCCAGGTCTACGAGGGCGTGGGCAGGGAGCACCCCCTGGCCGACGCGGCCATCGCCGCCACCCGCGCCGAGGTGGTCAGCAGCGCCGGTCAGCTGGCCGACACCTACTTCTCGGCGGATTCCGGCGGCTACACCGCCAGCAGTCAGGAAGCCTGGGGGCGCGACGTGGCGTACCTCAAGGCCCAGCCGGACCCGACCTCGCCCAGCGCCCAGAAGCCCTGGACCCTGAGCGTAACGCTGGGCAGCGTGCAGGACGTCGCCGGGCGCTACGGCGTGAAGGTGGGCAAACTCAGCGGCGTGGCGGTCAGCAAGGTGAGCGCTTCGGGGCGGGTCATGGCGCTGAGCTTCACCGGCCAGAACGGCAGCCAGAGCCTGGCCGGGGCCGACGCGGGTGGGCTGGTGCGCTCGCTGGGAGCCAAGTCCTCCAGGGTCACGCTCAAGGTGCAGGACGGCAGCCTGACCATCACCGGCACCGGGGCCGGGCACGGGGTGGGCCTGTCGCAGTGGGGAGCCAAGGGGCTGGCCGAGCGCGGCGAGTCGGAACTGTCGCTGCTGAACTTCTACTATCCCGGCGCTGGCATCAGCGTGCTGACCGGGCCTGAAGCGGCGCGGCCGCGCCTGGAGCAGACCCTGCCGCTGAACGTCGCTGCCCTGAGCGGCTTCGGGCCGCTGGGCCAGCTGGCCCAGACCGAAGGGCGGCCGCTGGACACCTTGGCCCTGGCTTCAGCTGCGGCGCCGTTGCCCTTTCTCGCTGCGCCGCTGTGAGCAGGGCCGGGGGCCGCATCGTGGCCCGTGACGCCTGCGCCTTCCGGCCGCGCCGCGCCGCCGCGCTGCTGGCGGGCCTGCTGGTGCTGGGCCTGGGCAGCACCCAGGCCCGCACCGTGCGGATCATCCAGGCCGACCGGCTGGAACTCAACAAGGTCGACGGTCAGGACATCGTGGTGATCAGCGGCCTGCGGGTCGAGCTGCGCGTCGATAACGACGTGGTGATCGCCTCGCGGGTGGAGTTCAACCGCTCGCGGCGCACCCTGACCCTGATCGGACAGGGCCGTTACGACGCGGTGGACGCCAACGGCGCGGTGCAGCGCCTGAGCGGCTCGGACCTGGTGGTCAACCTGGGCAACCAGGCGGTCAGCGGCGAGGACGTGATCATCAGCGACGCCGAGCTGGAAATTCGCGGCGAGGTGGTGGAGCGGGTGCCGGGGCAGCTCACCGCCCAGAACAGCTACTTCACCCCCTGCGCCAAGTGCGGGCGCACCCCCGACGACTACGCCTTCAAGGCTACCCGGCTGCTGCTCTACCCCGGCGACCGCCTCATCGGCTACCAGGCCACCCTGCTGCTGGCCGGGGTGCCGGTGCTGTACCTGCCGGTGGTGGCGCTGCCGCTCAACGAGCCCTCGCGCCAGCCGCGCCTGAGTTACACCAACGACGCGGTCGACGGGCGCACTTTCAAGGCCGACCTGCCGTTTGCGGCCGGCGACAATGTCCTGGGCACCACCTTCCTGCGCTACTACCAGAACCGCGATCCGAGTTTCGGCGGCGGCGGCGAATTCACCGTCTACGCCCCGCTGCCGGGCCTCGACCGCATCAACGTCTACGGGCTGGCCGAGCCCAAGCCCGCCGACGCCAGCGGCAACTTCACCTCCGGCTACGACATCGATTTCAGCTTCGCCGCCAAGGGGCAGGTGCCGCTGGACAACACCGCGCCGGGCGGTCTGGTCTACAGCGTGGCGGCGGTGCGGCGCGCGATCGGCGTGCCCGACACCGATCCGAACAAGGGCCTGACCCGTATCGACGCGGCCGCCGACGTGACCCTCACCAACGTCCGCGACTTCAACAACGTCAAGGTGAACGTCACGGTGGCCGATCAGCTCGGCCCCGAGCCTACCACCGCCTTGAGCACGCCGCTGAGAAAACCCGAAGTCACCATCGACCCCGATCCGTATCTGGTGACCTACCGCAGCGGCAGCACCCTCAGCGCCGACTTCAAAGTCACCGCCGGCAACTACGAGGCGCAGAGCAACCCCCTGAGCCGCGCCGCCAGCTTGCAGGGCCCCAACTACGCCACCGCCCGCCTGCAAGAAGAGCACGCCATCACCTACACCGCCCGGCCCTGGAAAAATGCCGACTTCACCGCCACCAACACCTTCAGCGGGCGCTATTACCTCAGCGGGCAGCGGGTGGTGGACCTCAACGTGGGCGCCAGCCTGACCCAGACGTTCGGCGTGCGGACGCTCAGCGGCGACTACACGCCCATCTACAACGCCTACGGCACCCCGCTGAACCTGCCGGCCAGCGCGGGCAGCTTCACGGTGAAGTACAACTACCTGCGCCGCGAGGGCGTCAGCCCGTTCGCCTTCGACCGCATCGACAGCCGCCTGCTCAGCGCCCCGCTCGGCGCGGCGCTCAACCTGACGCCCGGCTCGGGGGTGGCGGTGCGGCTCTCGCAGGACTACGACCTGATCCTGCCGGCCGACCAGCAGCAGCCCGCCGACCTGAGCGTCAACGTCTCGCAGGAACCGCTGCAACTCAACCTCGACGTCAAGCACGACTTTTTCGAGGGCGAACTCGAAAGCGTCACCGCCAACGGCTCGTTCGGCGCCCAGGCGGCGCGCGGACTGAACTTCTCGTTTTCCGGCAGCTACTCGCGCCAGAGCGGCCCGGCCCCCTTCACCGCCGCCGTCAAGGCGATCGGCGGGGTGCGCACCAACACCTTCGGGGTCTCGCTCACGCAGGACCTCGTCAAGCGCGAGTTGCAGAGCGTGACGGTCAGCGCCTCGGCGGTGGCGACCCGCGACGCGGTGATCAATCCGGTGACGCTGAGCCTCAGCGAGACCCTCAACCTGCAAACGCCCCGCCTCGACGGCAGCGTCAACGTCAACTGGCGCAACTACGCTTTTGCCAGCACCCACAGCCTGACCCTGCCCAAGGGCAGCCTGCAGAACGGCTACACCAACGACACGCTGTATTTCAGCGTCGGCAACGTGGCCGGAAGCTACCTGCAAGGCGGCGCTGCCCCACTGCCCGGCAGCGCCGCGTCGCCCAGCAGCCTGACCTGGAACCTGAAGTACGGCGGTCCCTACGACCTGGCCAACACCGAATGGACCCGCCCGGCGCTCACGGCGGCCCTCACCGCCGCCCGCCCGGCCCAGCGCCTCAGCGCCCAGGCGACGCTGGCCCTGCCCGGCAGCCAGCAGCAGGACGCGCCGTACCTGCAAAGCGCCAGCCTCAGCGGCGATTGGCAGTTCGGACGGCGGGTGGCGCTGAGCGGTCTGGCGAGCTACACCCGCACCCCGCCACTGGGTCCCAACCTGCCGCTGACCGAAACGCTCAACCTGCAACCGCTGGCGTTCAACTTCACTTTCGGCCATGAAGACAAACCCGACGCTTCCCTGACCGCCACCTTTCAGCAGACCCTGACCTGGGTGAACGGCGTGCGCACCGACACCACGCCGCTGCAACCAGTGCTGCTGCTCACGGTGGACCGCTGCTGCTGGGCATTTCAGGCCGAGATCAATCCGCTCGCCAAGCGTTTCCGGATCGGGCTGGTGGTGCCGGGGGCCGGCAACCTCTCGGCCTTCGAGAATACCGCCGGGGTCAGCAGTTTCCCGATTTTCAACACCAACAAGTGACCCGCCGAGTCCCTCAAGGAGAACCATGCGCCGCCTGCTGCTGATGCTGTGTTTGCTGCCCGCCCTTCTGACCGCCTGCACCGGCACCACCGAGGACGCGGTGGTGATTCGGCTGGCGGTGCTCTCGGGCACGGGGGCGTCGGCCAGCCTGCGCGCCGTGGACGTGGGGCAAAGTGCGGGCGCTCCGAGCGTCAACGTGCCCGGCGCGGTGGACATCGAAACGCTGCCGGGCGGCAGCAGTCTCGCGGTGCTCTACGGCGACCACCTGGAAACCCGCGACGTGAACCTGGGCAATCCGGTGGTGCGGGCCAATCCCGGCGGCGCTTCGTTCAAGCCGTGCTACGTCAAGCTGGAAGCCAGCGTGGCCCGCGACCGGCTGGCGGCTTTATCTGACTGCGGCGGCGGCGCATTGCAGCAGGTGGTGGTGTGGCGCAGCGACGGCAGCCTGGCCCTGAGCGCCACCTTGCCGGCCCCCACGCCCAGCACGCCGCTGCAGACCCGCATCGCGGTGCAGGGTGACACTGTCTGGGTGGTGCATCCGGCGGTGGGCGCCGGCTCGGAACTGATCATCGTGACCCGCAACAGTGACGGCAGCAGCAGCCTGAGCACCCCCGTCGCCACGCCGCTGATCAACGACCTGGCCTTTTTCAAGGGCGCCGTCTACGCGGCCACCGACACCGGCGTCAAGACGCTCAGCGCCAGCGGCGTGCTGACCGCGCTGCCCTCCACCACCCAGCTCGGCGTCAGCAGCACCCGCCTGTACACCGACGACCGCCTGCTGGGCAGCTGGCAGGACACGCCCAGCGCCCCGCTGCTGATCTGGAACGGGGCCGTGACCGGCGTGCCGGCCTACTTCGGCGACCTGCGCGACCTCACCTACGCGCCGGACGGCACGCTGTACACGCTGAGCAGCGGCACACTGACCCAGTTCGACAGCGCTTACGGGCTGGCCGGCAGCGGCTGGCGCAACCGCGAGCTGGCGACCTTCAGCGACCCACGCGCCGTGACCTGGCTGATTCCGCTGGGTCCGTGAGGCTCAGGCGGCTCCCCACGAACCCGCCGAGCAGCGCCGCCCACCAGCCCGTGATGCCGGCGTCGCGGCCCGCCACGAACGCCTGGTGCACCTGGTCGAGCGCCCCCAGCCACGCCGTAAGCACCCAGGCCGCCGGGTACGAACCGCTGGCGCGCCCCAGGCTGAAACCCAGCGCCGCGTAGAGCAGCAGGTGGGCGGCCCAGTCGAGCGGCTGCGCCAGCGCCGTGCCCGAGCTTCCCAGCCACCAGTTCAGGGCCACCAGGATCAGGGCCGGCCACCACCACGCCGGCCGCCGCACCCGCCGGGACGGTCTCAGTGCCGGCTCCCGGCCGGGTGCTCGACAAGTTCGATCAGGGTGCCGGCGCCCCAGCGCGGATGCAAAAAGGCCACCTGCGTGCCGGCCCTCCCCGGCTGCGGCTCGGGGCTCAGAAAGGCCGCGCCCTGTTCGCGCAGCCGCCGCATCTCGGCGTCCAGGTCACCGACCCGGAAAGCCAGATGGTGCAGGCCCGCGCCGCGTTTTTGCAGGAAACTGGTCAGCGGGCTCTCGGGGCGGGTGGGCATCAGCAGCTCGATGAGGCTGCCCCCCACCACGAAGGCCCGCACCCGCACGCCCTGGGTCGGCACGTCCTCGTCGGGACCTTCGGGATGCAGGCCCAGCGCGGTGTACGGCGCGCTGCCGAGGTCGAGGTCGGGGGTGGCGATCGCCAGGTGATCCAGGGTCAGGGCCAGCGCGTCGGGGGAATCCAGGCCAGTCATGCAGCGGAGTCTAGCGGCTGCGGCGGGCCGGAGCCTCCCCTCCCCCCGACACCGTCGACGCTTGCGCTGCCGGGAGCGCAGGCGCCACACTGCGCAGCGTGCCCGGCTCGCCCAACCCCGACTTCCCGACCACCGGTCCCCTGATCGCCCGCTTCATCGAGGCCCTGGACTCGGCGCAGCCAGAGGCGGCCCTCGCCCAGCCGCTCTCGCTGAGCCCAGGCGAGCTGCAGACGCTGGCGCTCGAAGCGCGGCAGCTGGGGGTGCCGGTCGAGTCTTCCGGCGCCGGGTATGCGCTGGCCGCCGGCACCCCGACCCCGGCGGCGCTGCGGGCCGAGGGCTTCACCGGCGCCTACCGTTACCTGGCGCAGGTGGGCAGCACCCAGGACGAGGTGCGCCGCTGGGCCGACGATCCGCACGACCCGGCCCCCCCTGGCGCGGCCGTGCTGGCCGAAACGCAGCTGGCCGGGCGTGGGCGGCGCGGCCGGGTCTGGCAGCCCACCCCGGGACAGGCCCTGACCTTCAGCGTGCTGCTTCCCGCCGAAGTGCTGAGCCCCGACAGCCTGCCGCTGCTGCCGCTGGCGGCGGGCGTGGCGCTGCGGGAAGCCTGCCTGGGGCGCCTGCCACCGGGCACCGCCGCGCCGGGCCTGAAGTGGCCCAATGACCTGCTCGCCCCGGACGGCCGCAAACTGGCCGGCATTCTGCTGGAAGCCGAGCTGCGCGGCGGCAGCGTGCGCCGGGCGGT encodes the following:
- a CDS encoding FAD-dependent oxidoreductase; protein product: MGQVYAHVGQKFGPRRYDVVVLGAGRMGALAAHFLMLARPQLNLLLLDRGGLPNEEGATILSPGLWTALDVPPERLEAAEFSRRLIVGDLVTEEGGLGPAGPHEAPTLRRGLIEWGPEEQAGGVPTPEVGEWPPGLLDPAQLFPARFDPQALTYSAAALTTRAAQSAVRAGADLMLNVEAWPTPTGVRLHRLSVTNTHEVVVHETHDVEAGQVVVAAGAEGPGLVEQALGAVTHHARAYRQLPRLNVPTGERTPVVRACGLTLRPQAGGFTVVPGIHHRDPHGYQPTGGRLSGVPVGVRRETLQDLLAAMEAVPALGTAALELGRSVGDVPGAWLALPEGGWPLHQPLTERHWLLLGGERADLVGPAAARALALGLTP
- a CDS encoding SpoIID/LytB domain-containing protein, encoding MRLPAAPFLVLSALCAAPSAAALNVRVLIASAPTLTVNTAPDTASTTPLSSWAIGVRGGKLTLGGQDTGNAVLSLPEPESGTLEVAGRRYRGGLILRAEGSKVQAINAVDIEAYLRGVVPSEMPPLWPQAAVRAQAIIARTYAAARINPAAPYDLCATTQCQVYEGVGREHPLADAAIAATRAEVVSSAGQLADTYFSADSGGYTASSQEAWGRDVAYLKAQPDPTSPSAQKPWTLSVTLGSVQDVAGRYGVKVGKLSGVAVSKVSASGRVMALSFTGQNGSQSLAGADAGGLVRSLGAKSSRVTLKVQDGSLTITGTGAGHGVGLSQWGAKGLAERGESELSLLNFYYPGAGISVLTGPEAARPRLEQTLPLNVAALSGFGPLGQLAQTEGRPLDTLALASAAAPLPFLAAPL
- a CDS encoding LPS-assembly protein LptD, producing MARDACAFRPRRAAALLAGLLVLGLGSTQARTVRIIQADRLELNKVDGQDIVVISGLRVELRVDNDVVIASRVEFNRSRRTLTLIGQGRYDAVDANGAVQRLSGSDLVVNLGNQAVSGEDVIISDAELEIRGEVVERVPGQLTAQNSYFTPCAKCGRTPDDYAFKATRLLLYPGDRLIGYQATLLLAGVPVLYLPVVALPLNEPSRQPRLSYTNDAVDGRTFKADLPFAAGDNVLGTTFLRYYQNRDPSFGGGGEFTVYAPLPGLDRINVYGLAEPKPADASGNFTSGYDIDFSFAAKGQVPLDNTAPGGLVYSVAAVRRAIGVPDTDPNKGLTRIDAAADVTLTNVRDFNNVKVNVTVADQLGPEPTTALSTPLRKPEVTIDPDPYLVTYRSGSTLSADFKVTAGNYEAQSNPLSRAASLQGPNYATARLQEEHAITYTARPWKNADFTATNTFSGRYYLSGQRVVDLNVGASLTQTFGVRTLSGDYTPIYNAYGTPLNLPASAGSFTVKYNYLRREGVSPFAFDRIDSRLLSAPLGAALNLTPGSGVAVRLSQDYDLILPADQQQPADLSVNVSQEPLQLNLDVKHDFFEGELESVTANGSFGAQAARGLNFSFSGSYSRQSGPAPFTAAVKAIGGVRTNTFGVSLTQDLVKRELQSVTVSASAVATRDAVINPVTLSLSETLNLQTPRLDGSVNVNWRNYAFASTHSLTLPKGSLQNGYTNDTLYFSVGNVAGSYLQGGAAPLPGSAASPSSLTWNLKYGGPYDLANTEWTRPALTAALTAARPAQRLSAQATLALPGSQQQDAPYLQSASLSGDWQFGRRVALSGLASYTRTPPLGPNLPLTETLNLQPLAFNFTFGHEDKPDASLTATFQQTLTWVNGVRTDTTPLQPVLLLTVDRCCWAFQAEINPLAKRFRIGLVVPGAGNLSAFENTAGVSSFPIFNTNK
- a CDS encoding VanZ family protein translates to MRRPAWWWPALILVALNWWLGSSGTALAQPLDWAAHLLLYAALGFSLGRASGSYPAAWVLTAWLGALDQVHQAFVAGRDAGITGWWAALLGGFVGSRLSLTDPAESARSRRVGR
- a CDS encoding VOC family protein, which codes for MTGLDSPDALALTLDHLAIATPDLDLGSAPYTALGLHPEGPDEDVPTQGVRVRAFVVGGSLIELLMPTRPESPLTSFLQKRGAGLHHLAFRVGDLDAEMRRLREQGAAFLSPEPQPGRAGTQVAFLHPRWGAGTLIELVEHPAGSRH
- a CDS encoding biotin--[acetyl-CoA-carboxylase] ligase, which gives rise to MPGSPNPDFPTTGPLIARFIEALDSAQPEAALAQPLSLSPGELQTLALEARQLGVPVESSGAGYALAAGTPTPAALRAEGFTGAYRYLAQVGSTQDEVRRWADDPHDPAPPGAAVLAETQLAGRGRRGRVWQPTPGQALTFSVLLPAEVLSPDSLPLLPLAAGVALREACLGRLPPGTAAPGLKWPNDLLAPDGRKLAGILLEAELRGGSVRRAVLGIGLNVTSAPPGAACLADLAPGYPLNRAALLASLLRSLDLWCRVPGSEVRQAWQAANVTLGRDVQVQAAGGLVQGRACALTEWGELQVLTPQGQTLTIGAGDVELVGALR